In Streptomyces camelliae, the sequence TCACACCGTTCTTGACCGCCAGGTACTTGGTGAGGAAGTCGGTGGAGGAGCCGAGCCCGGTCACGCCCAGCTTGCGGCCCTTGAAGTCCTTGGGCGACGTGAGGCTGCCCGCCGCCTTGCCGGAGACCACCTCGACCTCGCCGGGCGCGTGCGAGAACTGCACGACCGACTCGACCGACTTGCCCTTCACCTGGAGGTCGAGGGTGTGGTCGTAGAAGCCGACCGCGCCCTGCACCTGGCCGGAGACGAGCGCGGTCTCGGCCTGGACCCCGGCGGGCTCGCTGAGCAGCTGGACGTTCAGCCCCTCGGCCCGGAAGTAGCCGAGGCGCTGGGTGAGCATCGCAGGCAGGTAGATGACCTTGTCCAGCCCGCCGACCATGATCTTGACGGACTCGCCCTTGCCGCCGCCCCCGCCGCTGCCGGTGTCGGCCGTGGAACTGGCCGCGTCATTGGCGCAGGCGGTGAGCGAGGAGAGGGCGAGGAGTCCGGCGGCGGCCAGGGAGGCGTATCTTGCGGTCTTGCGCATGGCGGTGTCACGTCCTTGTGAGAGGGCGGTGCGGGAAAGGCGTGGGGGGCTGGTCCGAGGGGCCGGTCAGCTGTCGGAACCGGCGGGCTTCCAGCGGAAGATGCGGCGCTCGGCGAAGGTCAGCAGTCCTTCGGCGACGAGGGCGACGACCGCGAGGATGACCATCGCGGCGTAGACGCCGGCCGAGTTGAAGGTGTTCTGCGACTGCGAGACGAGCAGTCCGATGCCCTTCGTCGCGCCGATGTACTCGCCGACGATGGCGCCGATCAGCGCGAAACCGAAGCTGACGTGCAGGCTGGTGAAGATCCAGGAGGTGGCCGACGGGATGACCACCTGGAGGGTCACTCTGCGGTCGCTGGCGCCCAGGATGCGGGCGTTGGCCACCAGGTTGCGGTCCACCTCGCGGGCGCCCTGGAAGGCGTTGAAGAACACCGGGAAGAAGACGAGCACGACGGCGGAGGCGACCTTGGAGGAGGGCCCGAGGCCGAACCAGATCAGGAAGATGGGTGCGAGGACGATCCTGGGGATCGAGTTGAGCACCTTGATGTATGGACCAAACACTTCGGCGAGCAATCTGATCCGCCCGAGCGCGATACCCAGGAGCACACCGGCGACCACACCGATGACCCAGCCGAGCAGTGCCTCGAAGAGCGTGTACCAGATCTGTTCGCCCAGCGAGCCGAGCGCGGTGCCATGCGTCACCCAGGTCCAGATCTGGTCCCAGATCTTCGTCGGCATCGAGAAGTAGAACGGGTCGATGGCCTTGGCGCGGGACAGTCCCTCCCACAGGCCGAGGACAGCCACCAGGACCAGCACGCGCGCGAGGTTGACGACGGCCTTGCGGCGACGGGCGGCCTGGGCGCGACTCTGCGCGCGGTCGGCGACTTTCGCGGTCTCGACGGCCGGTGTGCTGAGAACCTCAGGCGACATGGGCGGCACCCCTCTCACGGGTGATGCGGACCTCTTCGCCGAGCGACTCCCAGATCTCGCGGTAGATCTCGATGAACTGCGGCTCCAGGCGCACCGATTCGACCTTGCGCGGCCGCGGCAGGTCAATGTCGAACACCTGCTTCACGGTCGCGGGGCCGGCGGTCATCACGACGACCTTGTCGGCGAGCGCGATGGACTCCTCCAGGTCGTGGGTGACGAAGACGACCGAGGCACCCGTGCCCTCCCACAGCTCCAGCAGCTCGTCCGACATCAGCGCCCTGGTCTGCACGTCGAGCGCGGAGAACGGCTCGTCCATCAGCAGGATCTCGGGGTCGTTGACGAAGGTCGCGGCGAGGGCCACGCGCTTGCGCTGGCCGCCGGACAGCTGGTGCGGGTAACGGTCCTCGAAGGCGGCCAGTCCGACGCGGGCCAGCCACTCCCGGGCCTTCTCCTTGGCCTCCGCCTTCGGTACGCCCCGGAAGCGGGGGCCGGACATGACGTTGGACAGCACCGTGCGCCAGGGGAACGTGGCATCCTGCTGGAAGACGAAACCGACCTTGTCGCCGACGCCTTCGACCGGCTCACCGGCCACCAGCACCTCGCCCTCGGTGGGCTCCTCCAGGCCGCTGACCAGCGTCAGCGTGGTGGACTTGCCGCAGCCGGTCGGTCCTACGACGGCCACGAACTCGCCGCGCTCGACGGTGAGGTCCAGGCCGCGCACGGCCGTGTGCAGTCCCCCGGACGGGGTTCTGAAGGTCTTGCTCGCGCCCCGCAACTCGATGGCGGGGCTGGTGTGTGCGCTCATGGCCCGGGACGGTAGGTGTGGCCCCGGCCACGGCAGGAGTCTTGTGAGCACAAGCCGTTCTTTTGCTCGCAAGAGCCTGTTGTGCTCATTTTGCTCGCGTTACAACTGCGGAGCCGAAACACGGGCTTAACGCTCGTCGGCCTTGAAGGAGAGGCCTGATGATTGACGTCCTGGTCGTGGACGACGACTTCCGCGTCGCTGAGATAAACGCCAAGTACGTGGGAAAGGTTCCCGGCTTCCGGGTGACCGCCCGCGCGCACAGTGCCGCCCAGGCCCTGTCCACCGTCCAACGCGGCAGTGTCGACCTGGTCCTGCTGGACCACTATCTGCCGGACGGGACCGGCCTCGACCTCGTCCACCGCATGCGGGAACAGGGCCACGGCACGGACGTCATCATGATCACGGCGGCCAGCGAGGTGACGACCGTCCAGCAGGCGATGCGCCTGGGCGCCCTGCACTATCTGGTCAAGCCGTTCACCTTCGCCGCCTTGCGCACCCGCCTCGACTCCTACGCAGCGCTGCGCCGCACCGTGGACCGGGTCGGCGGCCACGGTCTGACCGGTCAGGAGCAGGTCGACCGGATCTTCGGGGCGCTGCGCACGTCTTCCGCCCCGTCCGCGCCCGGCCTGCCGAGCGGCCACTCGGAGCCCACGACCGACCTGATCTGCGGCGTCCTGCACCGCGCCGACCAGCCGCTGTCGGCCCACGAGGTGGCCGCCAGAACCGGTCTGAGCCGCTCCACGGCCCAGCGCTACCTCCGCCACCTGGAACAGGCCGGCCGACTGCGGCTCTCCCTGAAGTACGGCGACACCGGCCGGCCGGAGCACCGGTACGCCTGGGTCGCGCCGTAGGGGGCTACACGGCCCCGGCGCCGGTCAGCGACCGCACCTCGGTCTCGGCGTACTTGGCCTCGTCCGCGACCTCGTCCGAGGTGACCGTGCCCAGCCAGCCGGCCAGGAAGCCGAGCGGGATGGAGACGATGCCCGGGTTCTGCAGCGGGAAGTACTGGAAGTCGACGTCCGGGAACAGCGAGCTCGGACTGCCGGAGACCACCGGGGAGAGCAGCACGAGCCCCAGCGCCGGGATCAGCCCGCCGTATACGGCCCACACCGCG encodes:
- a CDS encoding ABC transporter permease; amino-acid sequence: MSPEVLSTPAVETAKVADRAQSRAQAARRRKAVVNLARVLVLVAVLGLWEGLSRAKAIDPFYFSMPTKIWDQIWTWVTHGTALGSLGEQIWYTLFEALLGWVIGVVAGVLLGIALGRIRLLAEVFGPYIKVLNSIPRIVLAPIFLIWFGLGPSSKVASAVVLVFFPVFFNAFQGAREVDRNLVANARILGASDRRVTLQVVIPSATSWIFTSLHVSFGFALIGAIVGEYIGATKGIGLLVSQSQNTFNSAGVYAAMVILAVVALVAEGLLTFAERRIFRWKPAGSDS
- a CDS encoding ABC transporter ATP-binding protein, with protein sequence MSAHTSPAIELRGASKTFRTPSGGLHTAVRGLDLTVERGEFVAVVGPTGCGKSTTLTLVSGLEEPTEGEVLVAGEPVEGVGDKVGFVFQQDATFPWRTVLSNVMSGPRFRGVPKAEAKEKAREWLARVGLAAFEDRYPHQLSGGQRKRVALAATFVNDPEILLMDEPFSALDVQTRALMSDELLELWEGTGASVVFVTHDLEESIALADKVVVMTAGPATVKQVFDIDLPRPRKVESVRLEPQFIEIYREIWESLGEEVRITRERGAAHVA
- a CDS encoding response regulator; the encoded protein is MIDVLVVDDDFRVAEINAKYVGKVPGFRVTARAHSAAQALSTVQRGSVDLVLLDHYLPDGTGLDLVHRMREQGHGTDVIMITAASEVTTVQQAMRLGALHYLVKPFTFAALRTRLDSYAALRRTVDRVGGHGLTGQEQVDRIFGALRTSSAPSAPGLPSGHSEPTTDLICGVLHRADQPLSAHEVAARTGLSRSTAQRYLRHLEQAGRLRLSLKYGDTGRPEHRYAWVAP